The nucleotide window GCTCTGGAAGTTAGTTATATTTGTTGAATGCTCTTTAACATTTCACTTGAAAAATTACAATTCCAACCTGAAAAcaatatattttctttaatttttcaaTAACACATTTATGGTTGAGTATGAGGTTCTCATGAATCTGGTTTGATAAGATCAAATTAAAAGGAACTGACTTCTGTTTTCTATCTTTTGAAGCTTTTTAGATTGAAATGGAATACGAAAACCGATACCGACAAGCACAGAGGCCGAAATACGAGTGCCTTCTTTTGGGTAAAGACTCTTAATTCACAGCTTGTTTCACCTGTCGATGTTTAAAATTGAATATGATTTAATGTTGGTTTTTCTTGAAATTCAGATCTGGATGATACTCTTTACCCTTATAGCTCTGGCTTAGCAACATCATGCCGCAAGAATATTGAAGGTAGACATCGTGATTTCATTTATATTTCTCTTTGTTGTTCTTCAAATGTTCCTATTTATAATCCTCAACTTTGTGGTATTGTTCTGTCTCAGATTATATGATTGAGAAGCTTGGGATAGATAAGAGCAAGATCTCCGATATGTGTAATCTACTCTACAAGAATTATGGGACGACAATGGCCGGTCTTAGGGTAAGATTGATAGTTCTCCTGCATATGTTTTTCTCAATGGTTATGATTGTCTGTTGCTGATTCTGTGTTCCTATTTCGTTTTTGTTACGCAGGCTGTAGGCTATGAATTCGACTATGATGAATATCACAGGTAACCATTTTCCTTCTTCCCTATGTTCTTTTGATCATTTATGTTGTCTTTCGATGGCCCGTTAATTCAACAGCAATAATTGAATAGTGTGGAAATGAGCACTCCTGAATGAGGACTAGTACCAAACAAATGGAATTGCAATCAGGGGTTTGGTCTAAGTTTGCAATtgagttgaattgaacatccaaacacacccctaTTCGAAAAGATATCTAACCTTCTTGTTTCATGTTTTACAGTTTTGTTCATGGGAGATTACCCTACGAGAACCTAAAACCGGATCCCGTTCTTAGGAATCTTCTGTTGAGTCTGCCTCTTCGCAAAGTGGTAAGTTTCATGACATTAAAAAGAAGGCTAGTTGTAGATGATCCATCCTTTGATTTCTTCTGATCGTTCTATGTACATGGTTCCTTTTTCTTGTGGAACAGATCTTCACAAACGCTGACAAGATTCATGCTGCAAAAGCACTAAGCAGACTTGGTCTAGAAGACTGCTTTGAAGGAATTATATGCTTTGAGACTCTGAATCAACCCAAAGACTCTTCTCCGTCTGATGAAAATGAGTCTGAGGTTGAAGGTTCAAGTCTAACTTCTAGCACTGGCATTTTCGACATTATCGAGCATTTCTCTCAACCAAACGCTGCTCTGGATCTACTGCCGAGGACACCAGTTCTCTGCAAACCATCTGAATCAGCCTTCGAACACGCTCTCAAAATTGCCAACATCAATCCTCAGAGAACGGTAAGACACCGAAGCCGATACCACAAATTCACAATTTGAGTTGTATTCATGAACTACTGGTGTCCTTATACTGCTGCATTTGCTCTTTTCAGATGTTCTTCGATGACAGTGTTCGTAATATCCAGGCAGCGAAGCGTGTCGGTCTCCATACTGTCCTAGTAGGTCCTCAAAACTTCTACTTTGAGAATATATTAGTCATTAGAGATGTGTTTAGATGACTAATAATCTCCCCCACTTCATGTTTTAATCAATTTCTGTAGGTGGGCACTTCTCATCGAACGAACGGTGCGGATTTTGCCCTGGAGAGTATCCATAACATCAGGGAAGCAGTCCCAGAGCTCTGGGAAGAGGCTGAGAAATCAAAGGCCGTCAGGTACTCCGGCAAGGTTGCGATCGAGACGCCGGTGACAGCTTAAGCTTTGTATTGTTGTAGATGGAAGGAAAATGCATCAGTGGTTGTATTGTTAGAGATGGAGGGAAAATGAATCAGTGGAAGAAGCTAATCTCCTCATTAGGAAATCTCTTCCTTTGCTGTTAATGAATGTGTTTAAatcattatttataataaaataatcttttttcgcttgtaattttgatagaatggacctttctgttttggttttttgaCAACTCAAGTCCCATTCGATGCGGTCGCAATCAGTTCATTAGATTGAAAGAAAGGGGGTTAATGATTTTTCCTTGGAAGTCTAGAAGGTTGAGTTGTCCACAAGAAGTTGTTTATTAGTTTCAATCATTATCATTAACAATCTTTTATTATTGTTAGCGtcgcttgtggggcccacccagatggactgACGCATCGTTCATGGCTGTCGTTGCAGCACGTGGGTCCCAGAACATGTGCTGGGCTCACGACAGAAGGGTCCATTTTTGCAACCTTGCAGCAGGAAAAAGGGTTATAGGGCCAGTACATTTGGAGAATTTGGATGCGTGTTCTCCACCACATGAAACTTTACACCGTGCCAATCTAAAAAattagtggtccacctgatgagtggacctgctttattttttttacatgatCTTCTTCACGGTTGATCATGTCTGTGACTTATTAAGCTGATAATACCAATgatacatggaaaaaaaaaaaagtttgcaggGAAAAGATTCTTCCCGTCTTTAATGCAGGGAAAACGTGGAAAGAAAACTTTATTTGAAACCAGTGCTGACAATGGGTCTGGTTGGCAATTCTGGGTCCTTTCGCATTTGTGGCGCCGGGCTCATACACGTGACTTCGGAAACTGTTGTACTTTCTATTTTTCGTTGCGTGAAAAGTCGGTAAAAGGTGACATGTGGCGTTACAAGAGACACAAGAAGTATATTATAATTAAAAAGATCTGAAGTAGTGGAGCTCTTTTTGTGAAATTATAGTTGGTATCGATTAAATGTTGCACCTTATTAGTTGACCAATAAATTAATGTGGCTGAGACATCTAGAAACAAAAGCAGAAGCAGAACGTAATCAAAGATTACAATGTGACTGAGGAAAGTAGAGCTTAGCTGAGAGAATAAAAACAGTTAAAATGAGAAACGTAAGAAGAAAATGATATGGATGGTAATACCTTAGTTGCTATAGTCATCTAATAAAAAAGATAAATGTTTGAAGAATAGCTATaaaagaaatctataaatagcaggAAGATTAGTAAATCAATATATACAACCAAATcaaacaaatctatcaatttatcttagATCAATCTATCTTAGGAGTATTGATAATCCAGCCCGAGTAATTTcttaggtgtaatccaagtttATGTTCATATGTTAGACTTGATCCTTATCCACTGTAAgcagttttttcaaaagaaacaTTCTTGCAGTTGCTCTCAATGATTGATTATaaggttttctttttatttaattacACCAGTATACCGAAAAGTCTTTTCTTATGAAAAGCAAAGCGCAACCCATCTTCAGAGGAAAAAATTCACCCTCTAATTATTGTCTAATCATTACAAATATTCTGCGAGTAGCTGAGCAGGCGATCGATCTCCTCAAATTTAGTTATATACTGTCAAGTTTAACGTATCTTCCTAttttggcgcttggggtcaaagttgattagTATTAATCGAGACGCTATATCGATTCTGGCACGTCAGCACACATCACACATGATAGAAAATAAATCGAGGACCAATAATTTTTGGCATGCCCAGTGGGACTCAAACAACTACTTAGTTGTCATAAATATTCATTTTACACCGGCCGTACAAAACTGATAATTTTTTACACACCAGTGGGACATTAATTATACTTACCAGTGTAAAAGTTATGTGGAATCATGAGTCGAAGAGGTGGTCGAAATGCTTCTGTAGCTACTAATGCTGCAGATAATGAACCTCCTGCCTAGGAGGAAGAGTTATACGTTTAGTAAGTACTTAAAGCAAGTGAATCCACATTCCAATCCGATGCCTGCTCTACCAAATCCAGATAGAGCATCGACATCTCAGGTTGAACTCCTTGAGATAATGTCAACCGGGATGGTCGATTTGTAAAGAAAAATTCAGCACATTGTGGAATTATTATGTATTCAAGCTAAACAGTCACGAGCTCAGACTGAAACTGTTGATAGATGGATGGGTAGCCACGCCGAAAGCATGAACCGGTTGATGACTATATTTGCCGAAAGGGTACCTGTTGTACCTCGGTGACAGATTGACACTGGTTCAGTTGAAAATTTGGCACCAATACCTCCAGTACAACCAATACCACAAGCACCCCCTCTATGATGAAATACACATCCTACCCTTATTCTAGTTCAGAACATGTGAAATTCACCACCACTTGTGGATTCAGGTAGCCTGAATGTGAAAATAGGAATTTTATCCATGAAGCCAGGTATCAATGAATACCCAAGGGATAACATTTGCCCCAAAACTAACCTTATAATGAGAAGCAATACTCGGCTGGTCCGGAGCCACCTCTAATGGATAGGTAACAACATTACGGCTGTAATCAAATTATGTAGCTAGTCCAAAAGGTAGCAGATAAGTTCTTAGCTAAACTACTACTCCCGTGTATCACAAGCCTTATCCTAATTGGGTCGATCGGCAATATCCATTACCGAGGAATTATTGACAAGATTTTACAATAATTACAGGTGATACTGGTCAATCGGCTATAAAACATATATGCCACTTTACTATACCATGTGGGGGAATTGGTTAATAATGATTGttataaattacaattattcaACCATTCACTAACTGTGTAACGCCcgtgaattattttattttatttatttatttatttagagagATTTTGTATCTAATCCCTCTCTTAGCCAAACTTAATCCCTAATCTCTTATCTAATCTCATATCTTATTTCTATCCATTTTATCTTTTTCACTCTCTCCCAGTATCTCTCAACCTTTCAAAgagtcttttttcttttaaggaagATACCGTAAGAGTTCTACTCCAACTCAAATATTAACCAAAAGACACCCTACGTATGACtaagaaaaaaagagataaatgaAAGATTTAGGAGCTCAGATCTTATACataacattttttattttctttgtgtatttatttattttttaccgatCTATGTAATGAATGCGTGGATCGGCTACATATTTATTACATTGATCTGTTGGTAGATACGATGTAAAGATGATAAAAAGCTAAGATTTCATGATAAGTTTATTGTCGTAAATATTGATTTGTGTGCATCTGGTTGAATCAGATTAGATCTATAAGGATTATACAATCTCTGAGGCCAAAATATAAAAGGCTCCTAACTTTCAGATAGGTCTAACCATTGGATCAGTCACACTAGTCAAATCTAATTGTAAACATTAATTTGTATATTTGATTCTAAGATGGATGATCTGACATATAATATTTGATCCGTACCATTCATATACATTCtgtgacaaatctattctgaCATCACTGTGGATGGATCTGATCATCTAATGATCCACAACGATCGTAAGAATGATTATTATTAACATGATCTTAGGGGAAATGTAGATCTTAGACGATATAAATCTAGATAATTCATTGATTTTTCCTTAAATCGATCAAGTGGAagccaatggacggtttggatctgatCCAAAGACGTAAATTATCCCTTAATCTAAGAATAAAGGAAAAactcatataatattaaattaatCTTCAATCATGAACTTATTAAGAATGTACAAATTGTTTAGAGTTTGTTGAATGGTGGTTATCCACCTAAGGTGATTAATCAAATGTGAGCCCCACTGTGTGATGAAATTGGATCAAACAATAATGTAGTGTATATGATTGTTAGGATTTCTGAATTTCAATCAATCTAACCATCTTTTAGATTTTTCACTgttagactcaggtgagtaatccAACATGTCTTATGTTTATGAAAATTAAAATAGAATTAATTGTGTCATTGATTGACTGATGTGTTGTGTTAATTGATGTATTGTTTTAATGATTTAACTGATGGTAATATAAGAAATTGTGTCACAAGCTAATATATAATCTCACATTTACTTTACTTAAAACATGATGGAATCACATACATATATTATTAATAAGTCAAGTATTTATGAATAGCTATAAAATgatgaaatcatacatcatcTATCACATAAGCACTTTGCATTGTCCGTCCTGGGAGACCTCTTGGGAAGAAACGTTAATCTTGGTAGATCGTTACCAAATGCGGGCTATACATAAGCCTACCAGAAGGCGGAAGCCTATCCAACGGGTAGATGCAGGTTGACGATCTCCAACACAAACAGATGGACAATCACCCCatctaatgcattcatacatcaggTGCATTCATGGCATTTCGCATTATATATCTTGTACTATTTTAATTGGTATGTACATGAACCATACTGGGTTATTTCATTAAGCCTGACcaacttacatttttattgataaaAAAACCATATAAatgagccattagcagatgatgtggcgCAAGAAACGAAATGACTTATTGAACCTAAACACGACCCATATGAAACGTGGTCATACTTGTATGAAGATGAATTAACAGCATTAGACCATTCCCGAATATCTGATTTATTTGTTAGAATAGTTTAATTGGCGTACAATGCATATTGGCATTGATTATGAGATTTTAAGCAATTGTTTAGATATATTTTATTGAGACATTGTGAGCAATGAATAAATATATTTGTATTAAGATGCTATAACAAATTAATGATGTTTGAGATTTATATTATTTAAATGGTTGTGAAGGTTTATATATACATGGTTGATCAGTGTTATAAGTGTTATGTATGCGTTATTGGAATTCGACGAACTTGGGTAAAACTTAAAATGAATGCAATCCTCACATCTGATTAAATTAATCAACAGATAAAGCCAGTACACTTTGTCTATGAGTTACAAATCAAAACTTGGGCCTTAAGGTGCACACTCTATACTTGAATTTTGGGGCATGAAGATTTAGTATCATAACGTTAAATTAATACCCTAAGTGACCTGTAAGTTATGAACCCCAAGTTCTGAAATTTTCAGAATAACCGGATGTGTTGTAGATGCTTATATGGTTGAAGTTGTGGAAACAACTTTGACTAAACCTACGCCTATAATCTTCCAACGCTTTGGCTCAAGTGAAGCTGGCTCGACCGATATTATTAATGTAAAAGGAGATGGTTTGATCGCCCTTATTGGTATTATAGACAGGACGGTTGATGCGACCGATGTAATTTTTTCACTAATGGTAAAATGAAGATAATTGTTGGGGACAGTTGGGAAAGAGAATAAGCATGAAAGCAGAGCTCACAGAGTTGAAATTATTATAGAGGATATGGAACATACTGATCGAATCCACAACTCGTTGATGATTCGAAGGCTTATTGCAAGtttgatgaatgaatggataAGGAATGCCTTAGGCCAAACCAAACTAACAAGGAAGGAACTTGGGACAATATTACTCAATCCCGACCTTGGCATTGACACCTAAATCTAATGTGCCACCATATGAAGGGTCTCTGCAAATCAAATAGCTTTTCAAAGCTTGATCTCTGAGACCAGTCATCTTGATATTGGTTAACTCATATTATTCTGTAAACCAGACCAAACCGAATTCTTTGTCattgaaagaataaaaagaatagtTGGATTTATCGATGTTAGGAGAAATAAAGAAGTTCATGTACTCAGCAAAATAATGATGAATTTTAGGACAAAGGATGTTTGCAATGGTCGAAAGAAGCGAAATCTAAATAAGTAGGAACAAATTTGACAAAAGTTGCCCTAGAATATTCATAAAGCCATATCTGGACAAGCCAAACAAGTTCGCCAGAATGGGGAAAACCATTGATGGTCACTTCAAATATTCTCCGATATAAGTTGTCAAGCATGTATGGGTCAAGGTCAAGCTGATGTCATTGAACAAGTGTCTTGGCTAGATGAATGTATTTCTTCGTAATCTAAAAAGCGCTTACATAGAGTAAAAAAATGACATATCCACATCAGGAGAAATTTATGTGTTTTTAATCATCAACTTCATCCTAAGATTTGCATTGAATAACCAGGATAAATAGGCTCACCAAAAGGCAGAAGATGGGTAAAGGCATAAACATGCATGATTGTCGGGCCCCTGGGGCCGTATCCAAAATGAAAGATATTGACCAATCAACTCCAAAAAGTTTAGGCTACTATAAGGAGAAAAGAATTGGTTGAATATTTGTGCACAGAAAGGCTGATACAATTATAGATACTAGCCTATTTTCATGCCTCACCATGTTGTGCTTCTACACGAGTATACCATTCTGCCcaaccattcatccgttttggcCATGACTTCAAAGCTTTAAAAGCGTTGGTACGATCTGGGAAGTGATCAGACTGAATGAGCAGAACTTCATCAGGGCACCTTGGGAAACATGACTCTATTTTACGAAGTTGTTCGTGAGTGATTTCAGAATGAAACGTCGAACCGAGTGTTACGTATGCCCTATTCGATTTAATATGAGCATTAAAGAGGAGATCATTGACGACTCCTGAAGAAAAAACATCTAAATCCTTTATGAGGGTCTTCTGTTGGAAGACTGGAATGGAGGAGGAAGAGGATGCAGCCATGGTGATCAAAGGAAGATCGGACGAAGAAAGAAGTTTGAGTAAGAGAGAAGAAGTAAGAGGTGTAAGAAGGCAAACATTAACCCTACGCAGTGTTTATATATCGGCCGCGATATGTACATATTGATGAAAGTTCAATCATGACTCCCAGTACAAGACAATTATATGCAACGTGTCACAAGAACAACTGACGGATAAGAGATAGAGACTGTCATTCTTTTAACCTTGGTCAAGTGGAATAAATGGGGTATTGACACGTGGACGAAACGGTCATTCGCATTAATTGCATCGGGCAACCAAACAATGTCGCTTTCACCTTTTACCCAAAAGTGAAGCAacgtggggggcaatgttgtGCCCCATTTGTGACCGTTTCAAGAAAAGCCAATAGAGAGGTGACATGTGGCATTGTACGAGAGATAGAATGTGTATGAAAAGATTTTTTGAGATACTTGGAGAACTTTTTGCAGAATCATAGTTGGCATCGATTTAATGCTGCAAGCAAGTTAGTGCGGTTGAGACATCCAAAAGCAAAACGCGGTGGAAGAGAAAACCATGACCAAAGAGAATACAGCTTGAGCGAGAGAAGTGGAACAGTCAAAATGAGAGACGTAATAAGAGAATGATCTAGACGATGACGCCACAGTTGCCATAATTgtccaataaagaaaagaaacgtTTAAAGAATAGctacaaaagaaatatatatataaaaaaaacagtATGATTAGCTAAGCAAGACATAAACAAATCatatctatcaatttatcttagATCAGTATATTTTAGAAGTAGTGATAATCAAGTAACAGtaatttcttagttgtaatccaagtttatGCTCACACACTAAACTTGATTCTTATCCAATATAAACAGTTCTTTTATAAGATGCATTCTTACAGTTGTTATCAATAATTGACTATAAATTTTTCCTTTTGCTTGATTGCACCGatatattgaaaagtcctttcttgtgaaaggcaaggcgcaacccatcttcggaggaagaaccccacctttCGATTGTTGCCTAATCATTATAAATATTCTACGAGTGGTTGAGTAGGTGACCAATCTTCTCACTGTCAAGTTTGACGTAACAACCTATTTTGACACTTGGCGACAAAGTTAATCCGTTTGAATCGAGCTGCTAtatcaattctggcatgcccacacacaccacacatgacaggaaacaaatTGAGTGTGAACAGAAATCTCATTTCTTTGCTAAACTAATTAATATATGTTACAAAAATATAGCTTTATTAGTAAAACTAATTAGACTCGACTAGGCCAAACCTGTTGGGaaccttgcacaaaaccttaggatctagccttccgaaacaaactagaattatggataataaagcaatgaaataaatcaaagcataaatcacacaccacacaagagaatttttacgtagaaaacccttaaagaagtaaaaaccacgagacctcgtccagatcaacaatccactatgaagtagaacattacaaccgtcTTCACTCATgtaagagtggataaacaatgagagaataaaagaaaaaataaagagatctcaccaattacgaggacgtagaagcgctgagatataagtTGCCcagtagataacctccacgagcataatctcccttctacaagctttctctctctctttctctctttctctcacacctttaATAGCCCTCTTATGTTTTTCATGTATATAGAAAAActctaggaacccctatttatagttttaggaaactcctttccgcatctcagttgcgaaaggactcagatttctGCAATTTGCAAAATCGCGGAACGAGTCTGTGTAACCACGACTGGTTAAGACGAGACCACAACTGGTCGAACGCTacccacaaccggtcgagcacccccaaaaaaaatagtccaaagtcgctggactttgagtcgagtcaggactTGACTCCATAAAtggtcgtgcaccagccctcgactggtcgtgtaaggctcacgatcggtcgagcacggGAAAAAAAcctcatcaaatctccccctttttaaCCCAGGAGGGATTTACCTTCTTCAAGTCAGTCTGGTTTCTACAAacttcaaacttgcccttgagcaaagccttggtcatcatgtctgatccattatcgtctgtgtggaccttctcaagctgtaacaccttctgttctaaaGTATATCTGATcaagtgataccgaatctctatgtgctttgactcagaatgctgacttggattcttgctcaagtgtatagcactttaactATCGCAATAAACCACGTGCTCCTCCTTctttaggctaagttcctgtaagaacattttcatcaaaagcatctctttacatgcctctgtaacTGTAATGTACTCAACCTCTGTTGTCGATAATGCTACGATCTTTTGtaacttgctctgccaagaaatcgCTCCCCCTacaaacatgaacatgaaccccgatgtagattttctggagtctatgtcacctgccattttgcatctgtgtagccctctaacacaagttttctgtcaccatagtataggctcaacctggatgagcctcttagataccggaGTATCCACTTAACCGATGTCCAATGTTCTTTGCCAAGATTGGTAAGATACCGtctgacaacaccaaccacatataCTAAGTctaggcgtgtacacaccatagcatacatcaaacttcctacaactgacgcgtagggtatcttttgcatctcttccacctctgccttcgtttTGGGATACTACCTgtcactcaatctgaagtgaccatccagtggagtaccgACCGACTTCgctacattcatattgaaccgctctaggattttcttaatataccgctcttgtgacaaccaaagcttcttgctgcttctgtcacgggttatctccattcctaggatttgtctagccgggcccaagtctttcatcgcaaaagaCTTGTCCAACTCTTGTTTCAGCctatcgatcttcttgatgtcttttcccatgatgagaaTGTCAACAATGTATAAcagtagaactaagaaatcaccatctgagaacttgcactgaacacacagtggtccgactctgttctgtcatacccatgctgtaacatgaatgagtcgaacttcttgtacaaTTGTCGTGGaacttgtttcaacccatacaagcttttcctcagcctacacaccacaTGCTCTttacccttgacttcgaacccctctggttggtgaatgtaaatctcttcttccaggtcaccaagGAGGAAGCACTTTTAACATCTAACCGTTCTATCTCCAAATTCATACTAGTCgctaacccaagcaacacccgtatggatgtcatcttcaccactggtgagaatatctcctcgaagtctatatacctttcctctgaccaaaccctttcaccacaagtctagccttgaacctcgtctgtgaattctactgctcaaccttctttctgaatactcacttgttgctcaaagctttcttgcccttaggtaattttaccatatcataggtgtggttcttatgcaaggatttcatctcctcttgcatataTTTCAACCAATCCTCTTTATGCTTATCggctagggccttagaataatcttctggctctcttCCATCAGTCagtataatgtactcatgtgacgagtacctcttggacggttgtctgtccctagatgacctcctcacctgtggctcaataggtggatcaagtgagGGCTACTCCTCTGGTCTATCTTCTAAatgaactccctcgtcctctgcaccttactgTACTCACCCGTCATCAgtcaccacgggaggaataatcgaaTCCATATCTTCTAACTTGcatgaactaggctggttcttctctagcttaccaatgtcttctatacactgatcttcaaagaaaatcacatctctgctcctgacgagttTCTTCTCggttggatcccacaatctgtaacagAACtcttcatcaccgtaccccaagaacacatacTGCTTGATCTTTATATTGAGCTTGGACCTTTCGTCCTTttgtacgtgaacggatgccttgcatccaaacaccctaagatgacTGTATAATGAAtcatgtccagtccacaccttctcggtACTTTTCTATTCAACGGGGCAGATGGTGACCTATTTATTagatacactgccgtgtgcattgcttctccccagaacatcttgggcaatttcgcatgAGATAATATGCATCTAGTTCTCTCTACACtggtgtgattcattcgctcagctacaccattatgctggggggtcttgagaaccgtctgttcatgccgtatacccagggacttgcagTACTCATGAAAGTAATGTATTTACCACCATTATCAGTGCGGatacacttcaatgatctacctatctctctctctctcgaccatagcatgaaacaatttaaacacaccaaagacctcgtctttagatttcaaagcataaacccaaaccctcctagatgcatcatctataaaagtgacaaaatacaatgccccacctaaggtttttgtcctcataggaacataaacatcagaataaaccaaatctaatacatgcactttattaata belongs to Magnolia sinica isolate HGM2019 chromosome 8, MsV1, whole genome shotgun sequence and includes:
- the LOC131252868 gene encoding uncharacterized protein LOC131252868, which gives rise to MEYENRYRQAQRPKYECLLLDLDDTLYPYSSGLATSCRKNIEDYMIEKLGIDKSKISDMCNLLYKNYGTTMAGLRAVGYEFDYDEYHSFVHGRLPYENLKPDPVLRNLLLSLPLRKVIFTNADKIHAAKALSRLGLEDCFEGIICFETLNQPKDSSPSDENESEVEGSSLTSSTGIFDIIEHFSQPNAALDLLPRTPVLCKPSESAFEHALKIANINPQRTMFFDDSVRNIQAAKRVGLHTVLVGTSHRTNGADFALESIHNIREAVPELWEEAEKSKAVRYSGKVAIETPVTA